From the genome of Falco biarmicus isolate bFalBia1 chromosome 2, bFalBia1.pri, whole genome shotgun sequence:
gaaaaaaaaatagtcaaatctagccttcagaaaatatttccttgcaCATTTTGATCCAATTCTGTCAGGCAAAAGGGCAGAAGGAGTCCTAAAAGCTCCATATTCATAACAAAAAGTTTCTTCAGCAAAGGTACCAATAGATAGATATAAGACAAGCAGCCAAGAAGGGCTGTTGAAACAAGACCCAAAGCTGTTCAAGCTACACTTGGAAACACCGCAGAAATTTGGAggctggaaatatttttaagacattCTAGTCCACCCATTTGTTTGGCTGACTGGCCAGCGTTGCAAAAGTGAGCGTGACTGCTTGCCTCCTCGGCCTGTAGGGATTTAGTACAATTGGACTACTCTGTTCTCCTTTATATAGACAGTGCCAGACattaattacagtaatttgtTGCTAGCCTTGTTTCCTAAGGAAATAAGGCTCATACACTTGTATTGTCCATTTGGGTGGACATCTGTCCCCCTTAACTTCTGAGTTGACGGGTAATTTCAAATACAATtgaaagaactaaaaaaattcACAGATGTTATGTTCTTACAAATTCCATGAATACTGCTGGCTGGgtaaaagaaaggggaaaaaagtctatAGTTCACTGAAAGAGAAAGGTAGAATTCAGCCATAAccttcagcacagcaaaaacTGGCTCTGCCAAAGAACGTGCTGTCTTTGGCCcagcaaaagtaaaatataagGGATGGGGGTGAGCAGGGTAATTGCAGTGGTAGTGTAAAGGAAATGAGACCTAAGATTTGCAAGATAACAAAGCTCTCAAATACTATTAAGCcatcaaataaaacatttgattAAACTTCCTTCAGCTGGTTCCTTTGCATGATAAACCTGCTACCCAAGaaagttttattaaatacaCAGGCGCTTCATACACATGGGTTATATTAGCAATTCAttactgattttctttgaaactgaTCACAGCTTTATTGTAAATTATAAATTGTCAGTTTTATAACAGTTCACTAGAGATCACGGGGTAGCTAACAAAATCACCCCTCTGCTCcttaacagaatttttaaatgcattttgctcAGATCATTTATTTCCTTAGGTAATCatgtttctttcattaaatGAGCACTATAGCCAATGTTGTTATTCTCTGGCTTCATAAAAAACatcaacattttatttcaacaaTTATTCTGTCCTGTTCAAATTAAGCTGCTTAATTACTGTGGTTTCCTGAGGACTGATTTATATTGACCAATACTACAAAAATTGTCTGTGACACCTGAAAGTACGCAGTCTGAGCATTACACATTTCTGTTTATCTTGCCACAGGTGTTACTAGAGATCCCTATACACAAAATAGTCTTTGCTCTATGTTTCTGCTTTACATATTTGTTTGGAGTCTTTGCTGAAGTTACAAATGTGATACTGTGGAAGAGAGAGCAAAGCTAATGACATCTTCACCAAGAGTAAAAAGGACAGCATAAACCACACAGCTGAGttaatatttaaagaacaaGAATTTAATTTGGTATGCAATGTTTTCCTAGGAGgatctttattttcagtgctaTACATGTGAAAGTAAGAATGAATAAGTGGCTTGTTATCtacatgtataaaaatataaacatccTGTCAAACATCTGCAGTCACCCTTCATGATATGCATCACTGAAAAGACCTATGCCTTAACTTCTAAGTAAAAGAAAGactgcctttgttttttttaatagcacttGTAAATGCTACTGCATTCATCCATAAGTACATGAACTGTGAACAACAGCTACAAAAGGTATACAGGACTCTGGTACTGTGCCTTTAGATTTTTGTCCTTCTGCACATCAACAGGTTAGCAGAGTCGTCATGTTTATCTGTTCTTTGAGTTCTCATCACAAGAGACAAGCATTTTACCTTCTAAAAATTCTACTGAAATTACTGAGcaatgtttaagaaaaatactgtcttctgTGCCAAACCATCAAATGACTATTACATTTATGGCACCATCATTTTAAGCCTAAATTTAATGAGTTATCGGTAAATGAAGGGCCCTATTTCCTAATAATAATACTTAGAGATTTTAGCACAAacacaaagattaaaaaaccattagtttatgtttttattacacTCAATTTTACTTGAAATATGAGAGTTCCTGGGTCATCTGCCAGCAAACAGATAGGCAATTATTGATCAAAATACAGGCAATCTTTGTTTTGGAGATGCATTCAACCACCTGGAAGTTTAGTTATGATTCACATTCAGGCAAATACATAATCAATCTCAGTTCTACAAGCTGATATTCATATTCAGTTTTTCCATAGAAACAGGTATAGGAAACCAATAAAACATTACTATATTATGTACATAGCATAATATGTAAATGCTCAGCTAGATATATTATGAAATTCTGTAGCactaaaatgattaaaaaactAAATGATTCGTGTAAAATGTttatatactgtatatatatgtacactGAATCACAAGTTCAATTTAAAACTGCCCCTATTCATAGTACCTATGATGGATATAGTAACCTACcagattcttaaaaaaagaaagctatcTAGAGCAAATTTCAACACTTTactgaaaactgattttatacaaaattttaaaaaacatacttCAGAATTACTTAACAGAAACTAGAAAAAGACAGTCATTATTCTTGAGAACGGCATTGTAAAGACCTAGTAGCTGTGATCAACGTCTTTTCACTTGTGGTATAAATAAGTTAAGCACAAAGGAATCATCTCAGAGTAAGGCATAGGACAAGCGGGTTTTGTTCCGTCTTCAGGTGTATTGGCCTCTCACTTGATCTTATTGCTCATCACATTTCGCAGGTATACGTTtctatccttttaaaaatactccaTTATAAAACTGTCTACAACTGGACACCACCCAATGCTTTCCCATCTACATCTTCAGTTTAACCACATTGATAAACAATCTTGctaatattaacaaaaaaaaaaaaaaaacacaaaaacaaacacagtgctgcaaattattttcagttttgtgcagTTAGGCATGCACTTAATGAAAGACCAAGTGGTGAACACAGAGACTGAGCACTGAAACTCAATACATTATGTAGCTGTAGCTCTTTTCAAAGGaattaaggttttaaaaataaaaccctacTGTGAAATTCTTTGGTTAGAATACAAGTGCTAGCAGTATTTCTAAATTTGGAGTTAGAACAATTTATTAttcaagagttttaaaaatgtaacttcaAGCCTTTACTACATACTGCTAAATTCTTCAACACTTGGGATacatttagaatatttttttgtgaagttCTGAACTGACAACACAGAGTTTTAAATCAAGTTCAGGATTTAAAGGAAAGTGCTTTTGTATCCCAATCTTCAcaaatttattagaaaaacCTACTCCTCAGATTGTCTGTTCCAAAGCAAGCTATGGCTGCCttcttcaggaaagaaagaCTGTTTGATAGcacaaacaaaatacagcttAGAAAGGGTAATTTCCCCTGAAGATAGTTGGCATCATTCTTGTTTTTCTAAGTACAGGGCTTAATCCTTTCTAAGAAGCACTAAGTTTGTCTAGGAAGAGGTACTTAATCTCAGCAGTGTCATTGCCCTGGAAGTACTGCCACGACAAACTGAGAGACTGGTTCTTAAAGATGTGGTTTCAGCATCAATTCTATTGGCTTCAAAGTTTTACAGCACTAACATGACAAAACTTAAAGTAACAAGCAGGGTGCTCTTGATTGCACTTATAATGTCCATCTTCATTAATTCAACATACATGATTTcagcttcccaggaagcaggcCCTACCCTTGCTCTGGCAAGCCTGGCTTTGTCTCACCGTCATCGTTTTGAGGGCGTTCAAGGAAACACGCATGGGGTATTCTATGCATATCATAGACAGTAACTTCAAGAGAATTATAAGGACTTCACACCACCCATGAAAGTTATGATTCACAAGcactttaatttttcaaagcttCGTTGTTTTACCTCTCGAGGGAATAAACAAGTGTCTCTGAAGACACTTTGTAGTTCAAATGGTTGGTTATCCAGCGATCCTGTCCTTCCACACCAGCCTTACGTGCCTGCTGTGCAGGCTCTGGTCCAGTTTAACAGCTTGGAGAGGGGAGTTCAGAGAGATaaggagcagagagaggagatggATGCAGCAGGTCACAAAgggccacacacacacacacctcctgCAAAATTACTCATGTCTATAGAAGAAGCATGAGCTGGAGTGCCAACCCCTCACAGCCAGGCATCACTTCTGTGTGACGGTCCTTCACAGACAGACATCACTTTGATGGGGTGGCAGAGGGATAAAATGGACCAGTTTGGGTCTGCCCAGCAAGGCAAAATCCCCCTTAGGAGTACCGGGATGAGAAAAGGCAGCCACTCATGCTGTCTTTGTGCCACCTTCAACAGAAGTTGCTGAAAAGCAACCAAAAAGTTCTTCAGCCCCTAAACGGGTGGTTTTTAAAACACCCCACCCTGACAGAGCTCTCTCTCAGGTCCTGCGCACggagaggggcaggggctggggacacgcaCGTGCTTTCCTGGGACGGGCACCTGCCTGCTCCCGGTACCTCTCTCCTTCCTCGCTACCGACACAGCTACTGGGAGGCATGGGAGGGAGGATGATGGCATAAGCCGGGATGCAGTGGCTGAGCAGGGATGTGGTGGCCAAGCAGGGACACGGTGGCCGAAGCAAGACACGGTGACCTCCCGTCCCCCGTCCCCGGGTCCGTCAGGAGGCACGTGCaggaggggtgggggctgcACTGGGAGCTGACCCGCCTTGCGCATGGAGGCGGGCGCAGGGGTGAGGAAAGCGCAGGGGAACACGGCCTCCCCTCCACGTCCTCCTTGCTCCAGGCCGGGAGGGGACCATGTGCGCACGGGCGTGCAGGGGCTGCCCCCTCATCCCCACGCCACGGGCCGGGCGGCTGCTCAGTCCCGGCAGAAGACATACTCGGTGTAGCTGGTCCAAATCTTGTCATCGGCAGGGCCACCCTGCTCGGGGGCGAAGGCGCAGGTGCCGGTGGAGGAGCAGGCAGCCATGCGGAAGCCGGCCTCGGAGAGCCGGTCGAAGGCCTGCTCAAGGAAGTTGAACTTGAGGTAGTAGCGGGCGGTGTAGCGCTCGGGAGGGCGGTCGGGGTCACGGCTCTCGTTCAGCGTCTCCCCAAAGACCTCCTTGGCCAGCGCCGTCTTGCCGCAGACAGTGATGCGGGCCACCCGCCGGAACTTGGCGTCGGCCTGCGCCTCCCGCCCGATGGTGTAGGAGCCCCGGTAGCCGATGGTGATGTAGCCCgagcgccgcccgcccgccccgtcCAGCGACTGCGAGGGCGTGAGCAGCGGCCCGCCCGAGGGGCTGCGGCTGGCGGTGGGCGACGGGGCGGacgccgcggccccgccgccgcccccttCCAGCGGCTCGGCCTCCAGGTAGccgaggagcggcggcggcggcggttcGTCGACGCAGAGCGAACCGTCGCGGtgcagcgcggcggggcgggcggcggcggcggcccgagCCTGCGCCAGACGGCGGGCCAGGTCGGGCAGCTGGAAGTACTCGGCCTCCCGCTGGAGGCGGCTGCGCTCGGGGAAGTGCTcgggcagcaccagctgcaggtCCCGCAGGTAGTCCAGGATGTAGCGGAAGAGGAAGCCGTCGCGGTCGAGGAAGAAGCGGCCCTTGCTGTCCCGGGGCAGCTCGTTCGGCTGCTGCTGCGAGAACATGCGCCAGAGCAGCGAGTCGCGCACCGAGACCACCGTGCAGCGCCGCGTCACGTACACCTGCCCGCCCACGTTCAGCTCCACGATCTCCGGGAAGGACGAccagccgcccgccgccgccgccgccccgctgcccgccgccccgctccctgCCGCCGGCGAGACGCCGCCGCCGTTGGGCAGCCCGCGGGCGCTGTCCGCCAGGGCCATACCGCCGGGagcccgccgccggcggggagCCGCCGCCCTGCCTCCTCCGGCCGCCCGGGCTcgggcggggccgccgccgcccgcgggggAGCGCGCAGCCctccgccgctgcccgccggaGCCTCCCGCCCCGTCGGTCCCCGGAGccgcgcggccgccgccgctccgctccccgccgccgctgcgGTGCCCGCTGCCCGGCCAGGCGCCTCCGTCGGGCCGCGAGCGGAgagccccggcggcggcggcggggccgtgtTTATGTAGCGCGGCCGCACCTCGCGGGAGGCGTGGGAGGCTGGCGGGAGGCAGAGCCGAGCGCacggggaggggaaggggacgGCCCTGCACTGACGCAGGGTCCCCCGTCgtcgctccccccccccccggtccTTCTTCCCCGGCTGCGGGGGGGACTCTCTCCCCGCCCGGTGCGGCCCCGCCGCGTTCCCCTCGCCGCGGACGGGCACCGCAGTCTGGGGCCGGCGGGTGTAAAACCGGGGGGGCCGCTGCGCCCTTGGCACCCGTCCGGGCTCCGGCTCCCTCCCCGGCTTCTGCGAGGCGTCTCGTCTATTCGCAGGCAAGAAGCCCCCCCCGTCCGCCccggggtggggaaggggccgggcgctgccgccCCGCCGCAGGCCCCCGCTGTGCCCTTCCTAATCTCCCGAAGGCTTGGCCAAACCCTCGCCGAGCGAGACCCTCGACGCGGTATAACCGCGTCCCCTCCCTCCCGTCGCCTTCACGGGGGAAAACGCGAGGTGCGCTGCTACCCGGGCCCGCCGCCTGTTTCAGGGCTCGCAAGGCATCGCCCTGAGCAGGCTGACAGCGCCCTGCAGCCCGCTCGCAACCCTCCCGCCGCTCCGCATCCCCCGGCGACGCTTGGCGGCAGCCGCAGCGCGCCCCGTCGGGGGGCACCGAgagcgccgggccggggctgccccgccgTCGGGGCTCGGCTCCTGCCGGCCGAGGAAAGACCGTATCGATGAGGGGGACCCCGCTGAGGCTGGGaccccctgcagctgcctgtcaAGAGGCGCTTCACCGTGAGGGCCTGGCTCCTCCTGTCTGCGTGGATACGTGTGTAATTGGGTGCCCTTACAGCTCAGATTTAATTTGGATTAATTAGGTACACCGAGACCTGCGTGAAACAGAAGCACCTATTTAACGTGCATTGGCAAAGAGCATTTAAATTACGTTTCAggcttttgctttaatttcatGTATGTTTCTGTGCCTCTTTGCCAGCAATAGTAAAGAGCTGCTGCCTGGACGTACTCAGTTGCTCTCCTCTGGGAGTTCAAGTGTGCTTTCTTCCTCGAGAGGAAGGCTGAAAGGGCAGGAAGGTCTGAGCATGAAGGCAGCGGTCCATGCCCTCCCGTCGTCAGAGTGAGAGAAGCCCTCTCTGGGCTGCCCGGCTGCAAATGCCCTAATGCAGTGGTCCATGAAGTAGAAATCACAAGATGCACAGGCAGGGGGTAGGAAGTCCTTCAAAAACTGAGaaatgggaaaggaaggaaaggcaaGTTAGTTCTCAAGAAGCAAGctaagagaagaggaagaagaggaagaacagggGGAGTTAAGAAATAGAAGGTTTGAAAACAGAATAGATGACAATGGTGTTGAGGGAGAGCTGACAGGGAGATACTGTGATGTAAGGAAGGAGGTGGGGTAGGCTTTGGGCAGCAGAGACTCAGAGTTTGCAGGAGTT
Proteins encoded in this window:
- the KCTD12 gene encoding BTB/POZ domain-containing protein KCTD12, whose protein sequence is MALADSARGLPNGGGVSPAAGSGAAGSGAAAAAGGWSSFPEIVELNVGGQVYVTRRCTVVSVRDSLLWRMFSQQQPNELPRDSKGRFFLDRDGFLFRYILDYLRDLQLVLPEHFPERSRLQREAEYFQLPDLARRLAQARAAAAARPAALHRDGSLCVDEPPPPPLLGYLEAEPLEGGGGGAAASAPSPTASRSPSGGPLLTPSQSLDGAGGRRSGYITIGYRGSYTIGREAQADAKFRRVARITVCGKTALAKEVFGETLNESRDPDRPPERYTARYYLKFNFLEQAFDRLSEAGFRMAACSSTGTCAFAPEQGGPADDKIWTSYTEYVFCRD